The following are encoded together in the Triticum dicoccoides isolate Atlit2015 ecotype Zavitan chromosome 6B, WEW_v2.0, whole genome shotgun sequence genome:
- the LOC119320583 gene encoding mitochondrial metalloendopeptidase OMA1-like: MNFLRNSRSAFSWLQIARRHCSNTTHTPAAPPSSGTKQAGLLFSGAALFFFGTCHREKVPYTNRVHWVFLPPSVHPKFGNMFFDKIKKKRGHAILGPSDPNTVRVRRIASDIIRSVNDVFPTNSPRGQDGTLVWPQTRHLDDLDWEVIVVNNARVKAYSFPNGKIVIHTGLLDCLKTDAEIAALIAHEAGHVVAKHYMEVSRIIPPICDLLAVQRNEMEADLIGLKLLAAAGFDKHVAHGVYEKFGEIGREWGFHPWCKKE; encoded by the exons ATGAACTTCCTGAGGAACTCGCGCTCCGCCTTCTCCTGGCTCCAGATCGCCCGCCGACATTGCAGCAACACCACGCATACCCCGGCAGCTCCTCCATCATCAGGCACTAAACAAGCAGGGCTCCTCTTCTCTGGCGCCGCGTTGTTCTTTTTCGGCACCTGCCACCGCGAGAAGGTGCCCTACACCAaccgcgtccactgggtcttcctcCCTCCGTCGGTTCACCCCAAGTTTGGGAACATGTTCTTCGACAAGATCAAAAAGAAACGCGGGCACGCCATCCTTGGCCCGTCTGACCCCAACACCGTCCGTGTCCGCCGCATCGCCTCTGATATCATCCGTAGTGTCAACGACGTCTTCCCCACCAACAGCCCCCGCGGACAAGACGGTACGCTGGTGTGGCCGCAGACGAGACATCTTGATGACCTTGACTGGGAGGTGATCGTCGTCAATAATGCCAGAGTTAAGGCGTACAGCTTCCCCAATGGTAAGATTGTGATCCACACGGGATTGCTCGACTGCCTAAAGACGGACGCTGAAATCGCCGCCCTTATTGCGCATGAG GCTGGACACGTTGTTGCAAAGCATTACATGGAGGTTTCAAGGATCATTCCTCCGATATGTGACCTACTAGCCGTGCAAAG GAATGAGATGGAGGCAGATCTCATCGGACTGAAGCTACTGGCAGCCGCTGGTTTTGATAAACACGTAGCTCATGGCGTCTATGAGAAGTTCGGGGAGATCGGACGAGAATGGGGGTTTCATCCTTGGTGTAAGAAAGAATAA